A single genomic interval of Deltaproteobacteria bacterium harbors:
- a CDS encoding metallophosphoesterase — protein MRILTVSDRVVEALEDRSDPASFPEVDLVLSCGDLPPEYLSSLARKFSAPLFYVRGNHDIRHDGYRPAGCIDADMKVVLYRGLRILGLEGSQWYNGKPHQYTERQMRQRIRKAGAGIRRHGGIDIVITHAPPRHVHDGEDQCHRGFESFHRLIERYGPRYLIHGHMHLDYSHQEQRMTVVNRTMVINTYGYYFLEIEDSQDTK, from the coding sequence GTGAGAATCCTGACCGTCTCTGACCGCGTCGTTGAGGCACTCGAGGATCGTTCCGACCCTGCCTCCTTCCCGGAGGTGGACCTCGTCCTCTCCTGCGGCGATCTGCCCCCCGAGTATCTCTCGTCCCTTGCCAGGAAGTTCAGTGCTCCTCTCTTCTATGTTCGGGGGAATCACGACATCAGGCACGACGGGTACAGGCCTGCGGGATGCATCGATGCGGACATGAAGGTCGTCCTTTACAGGGGGCTCCGCATCCTCGGCCTGGAGGGGTCGCAGTGGTACAACGGAAAGCCCCATCAGTACACGGAACGCCAGATGCGGCAGAGAATCCGCAAGGCCGGCGCGGGAATCCGGCGCCACGGGGGCATAGACATCGTCATCACCCACGCGCCTCCCCGCCATGTCCATGATGGAGAGGATCAATGCCACAGGGGCTTTGAGAGCTTCCACAGGCTCATCGAGCGATACGGCCCCCGCTATCTTATTCACGGCCATATGCATCTCGATTACAGCCATCAAGAGCAGCGAATGACCGTGGTTAACCGGACAATGGTGATCAATACCTATGGATACTACTTCTTGGAGATCGAGGATAGCCAAGATACAAAATAG